In Patescibacteria group bacterium, the genomic window CCTGTCAAAAGGAAAAAGCTTAAATAACTTTCTTCCCCACCAAAAGGATGAATAAGCAAAGCTGGCCTTTGGATTCGAATTTAAGGCGTTTAGCATGGATGACAAGGCTTCCTGGCTTAAAACAACGTCTGCGTCGCAGAAGAACAGGTATTCCCCTTTTGAAGAGCGAAAGCCGGTATTTCTTGCCGCCGGCGCTCCTTTATTCATATCGTGGTTTAACAAGCGAAAACTAATGTCTTTTTCGCCGAATTTTTTTTTGTAGCTCTCGGCAACGGCCCGCGACTGGTCGCTGGAGCCGTCGTCAACGATAATTACCTCCAGCTCCGGAATGGTTTGGATTAAGATGCTTTCCAGGCAGGATGGAAGGTTCTTCGCCTGGTTATATAAAGGAATTATTACGCTTATCATGAAGTTGGCTTACTGCCGGCCGCTTCGCACCGAAACAGCTGGGAAAAAAATTCCCCCCGCGAAGATTAGCGGGAGGAATTTTTATGGAAGTTATAAAACTGCTTCTTTGGCGGCTTTGGCGACTCTGAATTTAACTACGGTTTTAGCCGGAATGTTAATTGATTCGCCGGTGGCTGGGTTTCTGCCAACCCGGGCGGCTCTTTTAACTTTTACCAGCTTTCCGATGCCCGGAACGACGAATTCACCGCTTTTTTTTACTTCGCCGTAGGCTAATTCAGTCAGCTTGTCCAAAAAATTGCCGACATCCTTTTTTGACATTCCAGTTTGGTTTGCCAAAGCCTCCAGAATTTGAGACTTAGTCATCTTTGCCATAATGGTCTAATGGCTTCGCAGCAGATTCTTTAGGCATTCCTGGGTAAAAATATGCTTAAAGAAGTTTGGCTGGCTTAGCCATTTAATATTAATATTTAATTTTTAGCCAGGAACAATACGCTAAACTACTATCATTATACACTATAATCGAATAAATGTGAATATTAACAAGGGTTTTACAACTTTTTGCCGGAAACTGTCAAATTGAATTTGGCACGGGTGGAGGGAATCGAACCCCCAGTTCAGCTTTTGGAGAGCTGTGGTTTACCATTAACCGACACCCGCATACTGATCGTTTAGAATAGCGATAAGCCCAGCCTAAATATTGGCGATTATCCGTTTTAACGAGCGAAAGCCTTATTTTTCGAGTATGCTCTCGTATTCAATCTCGTAGATATGCAAAATTGTTACCGCCAGGGAAATTATCAAAGGTCCGAAAATTATGCCCCAAAATCCGAAAAAAGCCACGCCTCCCAGGATTGAAAAAATTATGAACAAAGGGTGAACCTGGGCTTTTTCCTTTATAATATAGGCTCTGATTACATTGTCAATGATGCTAATGCCGCCGGTTCCCCAGGCGATCATAAATATGCCCTGCCAGATTTTACCGGCTAAGAGGAGATAAACCGCGGCCGGAAACCAGACTAATCCGGCGCCGACGTACGGCACTAACGAAAAAACGCTGGTTAAGATGCCGCCTAAGAAAGCCGGCAAGCCGACTACCCAAAATCCCAGGCCGGCAAAAAAGCCTTGCGCCGCCGCGTTTAGAATCGTGGATAAAACGGCTGATTGGCTTACATCTTTAAATTTGCGGAAAATCTTTTGGTCGTATTTATTGGGAAGCGGCGTCCAGCGCATTATCCTTTTTAGCATATTTTCCCCGTCGATCAGGAAAAAGAACATGCTTAGGATTATCAAAGCCAGGGAGAATATGAAGTTCGTCGTGCCGGCGATGAGAGACGTAGCGCCCGTAATCAGCCACTGATTGACCTTGCCTAAAGCGTCAAATAAATAGGTGCGCAGGTTGTTGTCTAGATTGACTCCCAGCTGGTGGAGATATCGGTTGTTAAGAAGCGGATCTAGGCCGTCGTGGCTGATAAAATTGGATATATTTCCGTAGGTTTCTATGAGCTTCTGGGCAGAATATATAATCAGGTTGGAAATAATCGCTACCGCGATAAGGATAACCGCGAGGCAGATAATTAGCGCGGCGGTTTTTTTTCTCCCTTTCAATAAAACCGAGAGTTTAATATACAAAGGATGCAGTATGGTTGCCAGCACGCCGGCCACAATAATATCAGCTAGAAAAGGGCTAAACACCAGATAGCATAAATACAATATGCCGGCGAGCATTAAAAGCAAGAAAGCCCTGGGGATCATGGACTTGTCCATATGTTTTTAGGGGCGAGGCCTATAATTTAATTTAGCCGCTTCTATAAACCAACCCCTAATTAGCTAACCCTAAAACTACTTAGTTTCTTTGTGAGGCGTGTGTTTGCCGCAATGCTTGCAGTGTTTTTTTATTTGGAGCCTTTCTTTCAGAATTTTTTTATTTTTGTGGGAAAAGTAATTGACTTGCTTGCAGGATGAGCATTCAAGTTTTATAAGATTATCTTGTGACATATTGTTTCGCCCGTCCGGGCAGTATGTATTACTGGTAAATTATTCAGCGTTAACTTTATAGCCATTCGGTATTACTTCGACCCAAGTAGTACCAGCGTTAAACTCGATTTCTTCGCCGGCGGCGTTATAATAAAAGGTCCGCCCGCTCTTATTTTTTTTCTTCCATGACCCGTCGCCACATGAACCATCCAAGCAGATTTTGGCTTTTCCGCTCCCGATAGTTTCAATCTGCCTCCGCCCTTCTTCATCAATCACCCGCGACTGGACCGATTGGATTATGATATTTTTGGCCTTAATCGGCGTTCCGTCTTCCATAACATGGGCCAGCCCGCCTTCAAATCTACTGTAATCGTTCGTTATTTTATCATACTTCCACTGGACTGTAAAATCATTTCCCCGGTAAAATACCGTAATTGCCGAATCTTCCGGCCGAGCCAAAGGTTCCAGATCATCTTTATATTTCCAGGAAACGGCGCTTTCGTTCTTTTGGCTTATGTCGGCTTCACTTTTATCAAGATAGGCGCTTATAAGCCCGCTTGAACTATATACGTTATGCGGCGCCGGACGGGATTTTTCCCTCCAAAAGGCGGCGGTGTTATAAAATTCATTCAAGTCAAAAATATTTTCACGGGCAATTTTAGCTAGCGCGTCCGGACTGCCGCCGCAATGAATATAGAGGGCATGTAAATCGGCGCTCCAGTCAATGTAATACGGCCGGGCGCTCCTTATCGGCCCGATTTTCTTTATTTCATCGCCAGACGCGTAAATTGCCAAAAATCTCGTAATTCCGCCCTCGGCTTCGGCTTCATAAACCAAATTGGCTTTTGTCAATCCGGACTGGGGCCGGGCGTCAACATGGTTTTCAATCATTATTGCCGCTGGAAATAAATTCTCCTTTCCTTTTTCGACCATCACCCCGTCGATCCAGCGCCGGGCCATTTCAACTTTCGGCTCGTTTTTTTCTCCGCTCCCGGCAATCGCCGCGCTGCCTTCCCGGCTTTTTTCCGAGCCGTCAATATAGCCGTGAAGATAATATCCCAGCCAGGGAATAAGGCAGAATATAATAACTCCCAAAAAAATAAATATTCTTCGGCCGCCTAATACCGCTTTAACTTTATTTTTTAATTCCTCCATTAATCTTAAATTATTTTTCGGTTTTTTCCTTTTCCGCCGCGCCTTCTGCCCCTTCCTTTTCTTCTTTGCCTTTTCCGATTACTTCAACATCTTCCGGCTTAACTGCCGCTACCGGCTCTTCTTCGGCTTTAGGCTCGACAACTGAAACGATGATGTTTTCCCCGTCAGCCAAAGCCGTAACGCCTTTAGGCAGTACCAAGTCTTTTACTTTCAAGGAATCATCAAAATTGGAAAGCGGGCTGATGTCAACTTTTATTTCACTCACTAAATCTTCCGGCAAGCATTCGACTTCAATGTTGTCCGCGTGCTTAATCAGAGCGGCGCCCAGCTCTCTTATCGCTTTGGATTCGCCGATGAATTCCAGCGGAATTTCGGTAGTTACTTTCTTTTTCATATCCACCTGGAAGAAATCGATATGGTTAATCCGGTCGTGTATCGGCTCTTTTTGCACATCGTAAATAAGAACCTTCACCGGCGTCTTCTCGTCTACTTGAAGTTCGACCAGCGTGCTTTCTCCGGCTTTTTCATATACTTTTTCGAATTCCCCTTTTTTTACTTTGAGGCTTAAACCGGTAATATTGCTCCCATAAAGGACGGCCGGCAAGTAGCCTTTGGCCCGGAGCAGTTTAGCCTTCCCGTTGTTTTCTTCTCTCGTGTAAGCTTTTAAATTGACTTTTTCCATATTTTTATTGGTTTTACCGAATAAAATTTGCGCCTAAACGGCAAACTGAATCCTTTTTTAGTAAATATTGGATAAGATTTAAAAAAAGATATTTTGAAATACCTTTTAGTAATTAATCTTACTGCGGATTATTATGCTTTCCATTATTCCTACTAATATTAGAGTGGAAACAAGCGCACTGCCGCCGTAGCTTACCAAAGGCAATGAAATGCCGACTACCGGCAATAGCCCGACGTTCATACCTATATTAATAAACATTTCAATAAAAATCAAGCTTATGGCCCCTAAAATGAAAAAGGTGCTAAAATCCTCTTTAACGCGGCGGAGGCTTTTTATAGCCCGGTGGAAAAATACCATAAAAAAGGCCAATACCAAAATAACCCCTAAAAAGCCCAATTCTTCAGCAATTACCGCGAAGATGAAGTCATTTTGGCTTTCCGGCAAGAACCTTAATTGCGACTGCGAACCAAAACCAATGCCCCGGCCGATAAGCTGGCCTGACCCGACCGCGATCATGGCCTGGGTAACATTATACCCTTGATCAAGCGGGCTTGACTTAGGGTTGGCAAAAGTCATAATCCTTTCTTTCTGGTAGGGCTTTAGGTAAAAAAGCCAGCCCGCCCCGCCCAAAAGCAGTCCGGCCAGGATCAAGATAGCTAAATATTTTTTGCTGAAACCGGCCATAACGATGATGGCGAGCCATAAAAGGACCAAAACCATCGCCGAACCAAAATCCGGCTGGGCCATTACCAGGCCGGCCAAAATTGCTAAAAAAAACAAGGGCAGTAAAAAGTGCTTTAGGGTATTGAAGCGGAAATTGGCCCGGGAATAATAATAAGAGAAAAAGAGTATTAATATGATTTTAATAAGCTCGACCGGCTGAAAGCTAAAACCGAAAATATTAAACCAGCCTTTGGTTCCCCTGATAGTTGAACCGAAAAATAAGACCGCCACCAAAAGAATAACTCCTAAAACATAAAAGTAAACGCTGGTTTCGCGAAGGTCGTTAAAATCAAGAAAAGCAAAAACAAAAAGCAAAACCAGTCCGATTCCGGCGAACAAGAGCTGTTTTTTAAAGTTGGCCAAGCTCTGGTCGCCTTGGGAAAGGGATACGCTGTAAATCTCTACCAGGCCGTATATGACCAATAAAAAAACTGAACTAAATAAAATCCAGTCGAAATTTTTTAAATATAATAAAACTTTCCTCATCAAGTTAATAGTTCCCGTTCCTGGTATTGATTTCATCCTTTTGCCCGCCGGCTCCCGTTGTCCCTACAAAATCCATGTAGTTTTTCTTGTCCATTATATTCACTTCCGGGATAACTTTGACTTCCGAGGCATACGATACCGAGCTGGGCCAGCTTAGGCTGATATTGTAGCTTTTTCCGGACATAAAATTTTCCAAGCCGTATTTAGAGGCGCTCACTGCCTGCCCCCCTTGATACAAAAGGACCAGGAAGTCGGCCCGCCAATAATTATACGCCGAACTGTTCAAGACTTCAAAGTCAACCTTATTTAAGCTCTCTTTATCTGACAAAACAGTCTTCCCTTCGGAATTCAATTTAATGCCTGTTATTTTAAAATTGAGGTGCTCTTCCGAAAATTTATTCCAATCAGGGATTTCTTTAGATTTGATCGGATGCCAATTAAGCGTTTTAATCCGGATCGCCGCGTCAGCCGGAAAGGAGCCGAATTCCTGCGACATTGAGATTAAAATTTTCTTTTCACTCGGATAAATGAAGCTTTTTTCAACCGGCGTCTCCACTCCGCTTCCCGCGAAAGCGAACTCCAGTTCGGCCCAGTGCCGGGGATTAGGATTCTCGGCCACGGCGATAAAATCATAGCTTCCGGCCGTGCCGTTATTTATAACCTGTACATTGCCCATTTTTAACTCCAAAGGCTGGGTGTTTTTAAAATAATCGTGGCTGGCGACATTAATCCTTGTCAAATCATCGACAAGTTTCTGATCCTCAATCATGCCGACGAAAATGTAATGCAAAAACCCATAAAAGAAAATCCCCCAGCCGATAACGGAAATTAACACCAAAAAAGCAATAAAAAGTTTTTTTAGCTGTTTTAGATGTTCGATATACCAAAACCCGAAATTAAGCTTTTTTTCTGTCAAACCCGTAGAATCTTCGAAGACCGGAGGTTTGGCTGCCACTGGTTTTACCACCTCAACTTTTTCCTTTTTTATATATCTTGCCATAACCATATTTTAGCATAATTAAGGAGTTAGTGGCAATTTTTTACCTATCAACTAGACTGAATATTGATGAATGTGCAGATATTGCCCTGGTAAAATACACGGCCTGTAAGACTTGCGTTTGGGGCTTAAATTTGATAAAATGCAAGTAGAATAATTACCCTGATTTCGGGTTGTTTTTAATTAAAAATACTTCTAATATAAAGGTTTATTATGGCTAAAGACAAAACAAAAGCTAATGTTTATGACGCCAGTTCCATTACCGTTTTAGAAGGACTGGAGCCGGTAAGAAAACGGCCGGGAATGTATATCGGATCAACCGGTACGACCGGCCTGCACCATCTGATTTGGGAAGTGGTGGATAACGGAATCGACGAAGCTATGGCCGGCCATGCCAATGAAATTGTCGTTACCTTAACGGCTGACGGCATGGTTTCGGTTTACGATAACGGGCGCGGCATCCCGGTTGGCATCCATAAAGTTACGGGCGTATCGGCCTTGGAAACCGTCCTTACCAAATTACACGCCGGAGGAAAATTCGGCGGCGGCGGCTATAAAGTTTCCGGCGGCCTGCACGGCGTCGGCGTCTCGGTCGTTAACGCTTTGAGCGAATACTTAAAAGCTGAAGTTTTCCAAAACGGAAAAATTTGGATGCAGGAATATAAAAGAGGCAAACCCTTAAAAAAAGTAAAACCCTCGGGAACTACAAAAAAAACCGGCACCCAGATTACTTTTAAGCCGGACGCGGAAATATTTACCGAAACGACTGAATTCAGCTGGGGCACGGTGATCGACCATTTTCGCCAGCAGGCCTACTTAAATCGCGGCGTAACTATTAAAATTTTTGACAAGAGAAAAAATCACCGTCCCAAAGCCTATGTTTACTATTTTGAAGGCGGCATCAAAGCTTATATTAACTCTTTAAACCGCTCGAAAAATGTCAAAAACGAAACGATTTTTTACGTGGAAAAGCCGATTAATTCTTCGCTCGTGGAAATCGCTTTGCAATATAACGACGAATACAATGAAACGGTTTTGGCTTTTGCCAATAACATCTACAATCCCGAAGGCGGAACGCATATGGCCGGATTCCGGGCGGCCTTAACCCGCACCCTGAATAATTACGCCCGAACCCAGAACATGTTAAAGGAAAAAGATGAAAACCTTACCGGCGAGGATGTCCGTGAAGGCTTAACGGCGATTATCAGCGTAAAGCTTACTGATCCCCAGTTTGAAGGCCAGACTAAAGGAAAACTAGGCAACGCGGAAATGAAAGGCTACGTGGAAACAGTCTTTAGCGAAGCCTTTGCCTCATTCTTAGAAGAGCATCCGCGCGAAGCCGAAGCGATTGTCGGCAAATGCATCCTGTCGGCCCAGGCCCGGATTGCCGCCCGAACGGCCCGCGCCAGTATTTTAAGAAAGGGCGCTTTGGAAGGAATTACCCTGCCCGGAAAACTGGCTGACTGCGCGTCGAGAAAAGCCGAAGAAACAGAATTATTCATAGTCGAGGGCGATTCGGCCGGCGGCTCGGCTAAACAAGGCCGCGACCGAAAATTCCAGGCTATCCTTCCTCTGCGAGGAAAAATTTTGAATGTCGAACGCGCGAGATTAGATAAGATGCTCGCTAATAATGAAATCAAGAACCTGGTAATCGCCATGGGCACCAATATCCAGGAACAGTTTGATATAGAAAAACTCCGCTACGGCCGGATTATTATTATGACTGACGCCGACGTTGACGGCGCCCATATCCGCACTTTGCTTCTCACGTTGTTCTACCGCCACTTCCCGGATTTGGTCACCCGCGGCCATATCTTTATCGCCCAGCCGCCCTTATACCAGATTAAAAAAGGCACAACCGCCAAGTACGCTTTTTCCGATGATGAAAAAATGAAAATTATAAAAGAAATGGGCGGAGGCGAAGTCGCTGAAATCGAACAAGGGGCGGAAGAAATCTCGCAGGATGAAACCGGGGTATCCGAAGAAGAGGTGGCAGAAGCGGCTGCCGCAAAGGCCAAAGCCCCGGCAAAAATCAATATCCAGCGCTATAAAGGTCTAGGAGAAATGAACCCGAACCAGCTTTGGGAAACTACTATGGATCCCAAAAGCCGTGTAATGCGCCAGGTAAATATCGAAGACGCGGTGCGCGCCGACGAAACTTTTGATATGCTGATGGGCGGCGACGTCGCGCCCCGGAAACACTTTATCCAGACCCACGCGAAGAAGGTGGAGAATTTGGATATCTAACACTTATTAAAGTCCTATATAAAATCGCGGCGAAGTCTATTTGGATTTCCGCCGCTTTTTATATCCGGCCAAGGAGACGCAAAGCTTCTTCGAGCTTCTTTAAAACTTTAATATAAGCGGCGCATCGCAAATCAACTTTATACTCCTGCGATATTTTGTATACATCGTAAAAGGCCGTTTCCATTTTTTTCTTGACTTTCTCCAATACCTCCTCCTCTTCCCATCTCAACCCCGTAAGATTTTGAACCCATTCATAATAACTACCGATTACCCCTCCGGCATTGGCGAGAATATCAGGAATAATAATAATATCTTTCGGCCTCAATTTTACTACCGCCTCGCGGGTTACCGGCCCATTGGCCATTTCTAGAATTATCTTGGCTTTTACTTCGCCGGCGTTATCTTCGTGGATCTGATTTTCGATAGCCGCCGGAATAAGAATATCGACCGGCAGCTTCAATAGTTCTTCATTGCTAATAACACTGCACGATACTTCCAACTCCCCTAACTCGGCCGGATAGCAGGATTTTGACATAAGACGGCCTTTTTCCTTTCGGGTTTTAATTATTTCTTCAACATCCAGGCCGCTGGCGTCATAAAGCGCGTTTTTCGCGTCCGAAACCGCGACAATTTTATATCCGCTCTCAAAAAGAATTTTCGCGATATTACCTCCGACATTTCCAAATCCCTGGATGGCGATGGATATCTCCTTTTTTTCCTTTGCCTTGAATATCGGATTAAGTTCTAAAAACTTTTCCAAAACCACTACTCCGCCAAAAGCGGTCGATATCTCCCGGCCATAACTCCCGCCTAGTATCAATGGCTTGCCGGTAAATGAAGCGAGCGACGAGAATCCCTTAATCTTACTGTATTGGTCATACATCCAGGCCATGATTTGGGGATTGGTATTTACGTCCGGCGCCGGGACGTCTTTTTGCGGGCCGATATAGTAGTAAATCTCATCGACATATGCGCGCGATAATTTTTCTAATTCGCCAAAACTTAATTTTTGCGGCTCGACTCTAATTCCTCCTTTGGCGCCGCCGTAAGGCAGATCCATGGCCGCGTTTTTTAAAGTCATAAGCATGGACAGGGCTTTAACCTCATCCAAATCAACCTTTGGGTGGAAGCGGATGCCGCCCTTAAAAGGACCGAGGGCGTCGTTATGCTGGATTCGGAAGCCTTGGAAAATTTCCACTTCGCCTGTATCCTTTTTTAGCGGGATGGAAAACTCGATAATCCGCTGGGGCGATTCGAATATTTCCAAAACCTTGGGCGGAATATTAATTAATTTTCCGGCTTCCTTAACCTGCTCTAAAACTGATGATAAAAATTGGTTCATATTGATAAATATTATTGGCATCTGGCGAGTTTAACATTATAACGGTTTCATTAATTTAGAATTAACTTACTAAAAAACCAGCCCTTATCGGCTGGCTTTGCGCGCTCCGGCTTCGTCCGAGCCGAAGTGATGGGCAATTTCATGCTTAATGGTATTGCTAATCATCATTCTTAATTCTTTTTCGTTTTTGGATTCATGCAGTATCGCGTATTTAAAAAGCGTAATCCGGTCGGGCAATACCGCGCCTAAATTACGGCGGCTCGATTGATGATAGCCTTCGTAAAGGCCGAACAAAAAATAACCGCGCCCCAGCCGGAATTTTTTTTCTTGATCCGGAGTCGGATAATCCTCAATTAAAAAAGCCACATTATTCGTTTTACTGATAACTTCCTCCGGCAGGCTATCCAGCTCTTCTTTTACTATTTTTTCAAAATCTTCTGATGACAAGTTCATATTTTCCCGCTTATTTCACCCCAGTAAAAATAATACCATTTTGCGAGGAATTTACAACTACTTGATTCCATAATCCGATACTCCAATACTCTAAAATTCCAATAAAATCAAAGAAAAGCCGCCAGGTAGGTTTGGCGGCTTAAAAGTGCTTGTTTTATGGAGCTGTATGAGTCATTCGCTCAATTACGGACTACGTAACTTATTGCGATTCTCCATTTGTTATGCTCAATATCATTTCATTGAGCTGATTTACGTCATACGGCTTGGGTAAAAAACCGTCTGCTCCGGCCTCGAGGCATTGGATTTTCACTTCATCACAATTAGATCCGCTCGTAAGTATGTGCTTGATACCGGGATACCTATCCGCGCAGTATCTTACGAAATCGGTTCCCCTCATCCCCGGCAGATTCAAATCGCAAATTGCAAGCTGAAAAATGGCTTTTTTCAATTCTTGCAAAGCATCTTCCGCCGATCTGAATCCAACAGACTCCCACCCGAAAATCTCGAGCATTTCGATAATCAATTCCCGAATTGCGGCTTCGTCTTCGATCACCAGGATTTTCATTTTTCCCCTCCTTCGCGAGCGTTAGATTTCTTCTGTTTCAACCTGTTTGGGCATGAATTTGATGGCGGGCGACGAAACTAAACTGATAACGGCTTTCACTAATATATTGGCAACCATTATTTCCATAACAGTCGAGATCGGCAAGACTCCTAAAAAAGCGATTAGGCTGAAGATCGCGCTGTCGATTACCAGCGCAACCGTATTTGAAATGAGCACTGCTAATATATCGTTTAGCCGGCGATAAACCATGCTAAAAATTTCCGTATCGGCCAATTCTGATAATACCTGGGCGATTACGCTGGCGATGGAAATACGGAAAACCGGCATCAAAATATTTTGGTAATCATTTTGATAAAGCCAGGCCGGATCCGGAGCCATCTTCCCTGCCAGCCAAAAAAACAAGAAGGCCAAAAGGCTGAAGGCGGCGGCGGATACGACGACCACCCGAGAATTCTTTTTCCCGCAGGTTTTATGGACAAGATCCCTTAAAGTAAAAGTTATCGGATATATAATAGTACCAGCGTCCATCGATAAGTGGACGAGGGGCAAAACCGTAATTTTGGTTGATAAAACATTAGCGATAATTTGCGCGGAGGTATAAGCTGACGCGCTCACTAAAGCCAGGCTTAATTTTTTGTCCATAAAATAATTGATAGCATGTTCTAGAAAGTCATGGATATATCTTATCTATTTAATTATTTTAATGCAAATGAGGACGAAAGCAGGGACGACTAACGGGCTTGACACGCGGATTAGTTAATTGATAAACTATTTTAATCTTTATAAAAAACTGCGAACTCGGGTCATTTACAAAAAGCCCGGCTAGGTATGAAGAAATCTCCCTTTATGCACCCCTTAAAAGACAAATCAATAGCTAAGCTGGTGGTATTTACCGCTACCCGGCTGGAACAATTCGCCAATACTTATGTATTAAAACCGATGGGCCTTACTACCACGGCGATTAAAATCATGGGGATTTTGTATTACCGCGGCCCCCTTACCCCGACCGATATTCTCAAGTTAATCGGCGGGACAAAGTCCAACGTTACCCAGCGCCTTAATTTCTTAGAAAAGAGCGGATTTATTAAGCGCCAGGCTCCACGAAAAAAAACGGCAGATGATAAAAGAAAAAAAATGATTGAACTTACTGGCGGAGGAAAAAGAAAACTTGTCTTGGCTTACGAATTGGTGAATGACAAAAGCCTGGATTTGGAAAAAAGTTTTACCAAAGCCGAATGCCGGCTTTTCTACGAATACTTAGTTAAAACCAATTTACTTATTTATAACGTTGAAAAGGAATACCTGAAATTAAACCCAAGAAATTGCCGCTCTGATGATTTACTAAAAGAGATCTGCGGGCTTAAACAAAAAAACTGCCGAAATTTTTTAAACTAATAAAAAAACATATATGAAAAAATTAAACAACAAATACATAAAAATAGCCGCCTTGATTTTACTTTTAGGCGCGGGTTTTGCCGCCGTATCTTTTTTTGGTAAAACCGTTGCCGACGAGGGCGTAAAGGAAGCAAACGCACCGCTGGCTGTAACCGCCCAGACGATAAAAGAATCTGACAGCCTAAAAGAAAACCTGGAGTATTCAGCCATTGTATCGGGCGACCAGGAAGCGAAAATTTTCGCCAAGACCTCGGGCAACGCCAAAGAGGTTAATTTCAAGGTTGGGGATAAAGTTAAGATGGGCGCGCTGTTGGTAAGGATTGACGAGCCGGGGGCTAATGTTTCGGGCCAGGGTTTTAATTCAGCCCAGGTCAAGCAAGCCCAAATTTCCGCCTCGCAGGCCTACGCCTCTTACGAGATGGCCAGGACTAATTATCAGAACACCCTAAATTCTTCCCAAAAAGATTTGGCCCAGGCCCGAATCGCCCGCGACCAGGCAAGGACCGGAACCGGCAATACTAACCTAACAATTGAAGAAAGCCTGAAAGCGTCCCAAATCGCTTATGATACGGCTAAAGAGGCGGCCGAGCAGGCCCGGCTGGCTTTGGAAAACCGCAAAAAAATATCCGGCCAATCGGAAATCGATATGAACGTTAACGCCGATACTGCCGTAGATACGGCCGCCGATACCTGCAACTCGGTTATCACTTCAATTAATAACATCACTTCCCTGGACGATAATAATATTATTTCTTTAAGTTATAAATCACAGCTTGGGGCCCTGGACGTAAGCGTTATTTCCGCGGCTAAGAAGAACTATATTACCGCCCAAACCGCCAACCAAAAATATATTTCCACTAATTTTAACGGCATCAATAGTAAAATCTCCGCGGCCCTGGATTTGGCGCAGGAAACAAAGAAGTTGGCGGATAGCGTTAAAATCCTTCTTGACAAGACTGTTCCTACCGCCGAACTGCCCCAAACTTCCCTGACCGGGTCATCTCTTTCTTCCCTCCAATCGGCCGTGTCCAGTTATCAGTCCCTAGCTAACGGCGCCATCTCCCAGATTAACGGCGCCAAACAGTCCCTAACTAATACTCCTTTGAATAACACCGCCGCTTTGGATGCTTTGCAAAAAGCTTATGACCTGGCGAAAAAGCAGGAAGCCCAGGCCGCTCAAAGCTTAAATAATCTGAAAGCGGGCAATAAATCGCAAATTGACTCGGCTGGTTTTGGACAAAAATCGGCGGAAAATCAATACGAAGCGGCTAAAATCCGGCTGGATTCGCAGATTTCTATGGCTAAAAGCCAAATGGATATTAGCGAATTCCAGTACCAAAACGCGGTCCAGGGCTTGCAAAGCCTTTATGACATCCATCTGGCTACGGCCGCGATTGACGGGACTATAACCCAAAAATTCGTTAACCAGGGCGAGGCAGTCTCTCAAGGCCAGCTCTTAGCCGTTGTCAGCCAGCCGGAAAAAGTTA contains:
- a CDS encoding glycosyltransferase family A protein — its product is MISVIIPLYNQAKNLPSCLESILIQTIPELEVIIVDDGSSDQSRAVAESYKKKFGEKDISFRLLNHDMNKGAPAARNTGFRSSKGEYLFFCDADVVLSQEALSSMLNALNSNPKASFAYSSFWWGRKLFKLFPFDREKLEEFPYINMMSLMRRECFPGFDESLKKFQDWDLWLTITKGGKIGVWIGRPLYRVRPGGTMSDWLPGFAYRLFPFLPAVKKYKKAMIIIKNKHGLA
- a CDS encoding HU family DNA-binding protein; its protein translation is MAKMTKSQILEALANQTGMSKKDVGNFLDKLTELAYGEVKKSGEFVVPGIGKLVKVKRAARVGRNPATGESINIPAKTVVKFRVAKAAKEAVL
- a CDS encoding AI-2E family transporter yields the protein MDKSMIPRAFLLLMLAGILYLCYLVFSPFLADIIVAGVLATILHPLYIKLSVLLKGRKKTAALIICLAVILIAVAIISNLIIYSAQKLIETYGNISNFISHDGLDPLLNNRYLHQLGVNLDNNLRTYLFDALGKVNQWLITGATSLIAGTTNFIFSLALIILSMFFFLIDGENMLKRIMRWTPLPNKYDQKIFRKFKDVSQSAVLSTILNAAAQGFFAGLGFWVVGLPAFLGGILTSVFSLVPYVGAGLVWFPAAVYLLLAGKIWQGIFMIAWGTGGISIIDNVIRAYIIKEKAQVHPLFIIFSILGGVAFFGFWGIIFGPLIISLAVTILHIYEIEYESILEK
- the rpmG gene encoding 50S ribosomal protein L33 produces the protein MSQDNLIKLECSSCKQVNYFSHKNKKILKERLQIKKHCKHCGKHTPHKETK
- a CDS encoding DUF3048 domain-containing protein codes for the protein MEELKNKVKAVLGGRRIFIFLGVIIFCLIPWLGYYLHGYIDGSEKSREGSAAIAGSGEKNEPKVEMARRWIDGVMVEKGKENLFPAAIMIENHVDARPQSGLTKANLVYEAEAEGGITRFLAIYASGDEIKKIGPIRSARPYYIDWSADLHALYIHCGGSPDALAKIARENIFDLNEFYNTAAFWREKSRPAPHNVYSSSGLISAYLDKSEADISQKNESAVSWKYKDDLEPLARPEDSAITVFYRGNDFTVQWKYDKITNDYSRFEGGLAHVMEDGTPIKAKNIIIQSVQSRVIDEEGRRQIETIGSGKAKICLDGSCGDGSWKKKNKSGRTFYYNAAGEEIEFNAGTTWVEVIPNGYKVNAE
- a CDS encoding 50S ribosomal protein L25, with the translated sequence MEKVNLKAYTREENNGKAKLLRAKGYLPAVLYGSNITGLSLKVKKGEFEKVYEKAGESTLVELQVDEKTPVKVLIYDVQKEPIHDRINHIDFFQVDMKKKVTTEIPLEFIGESKAIRELGAALIKHADNIEVECLPEDLVSEIKVDISPLSNFDDSLKVKDLVLPKGVTALADGENIIVSVVEPKAEEEPVAAVKPEDVEVIGKGKEEKEGAEGAAEKEKTEK
- the rodA gene encoding rod shape-determining protein RodA codes for the protein MKSIPGTGTINLMRKVLLYLKNFDWILFSSVFLLVIYGLVEIYSVSLSQGDQSLANFKKQLLFAGIGLVLLFVFAFLDFNDLRETSVYFYVLGVILLVAVLFFGSTIRGTKGWFNIFGFSFQPVELIKIILILFFSYYYSRANFRFNTLKHFLLPLFFLAILAGLVMAQPDFGSAMVLVLLWLAIIVMAGFSKKYLAILILAGLLLGGAGWLFYLKPYQKERIMTFANPKSSPLDQGYNVTQAMIAVGSGQLIGRGIGFGSQSQLRFLPESQNDFIFAVIAEELGFLGVILVLAFFMVFFHRAIKSLRRVKEDFSTFFILGAISLIFIEMFINIGMNVGLLPVVGISLPLVSYGGSALVSTLILVGIMESIIIRSKINY